One Gossypium hirsutum isolate 1008001.06 chromosome A11, Gossypium_hirsutum_v2.1, whole genome shotgun sequence genomic window carries:
- the LOC107895310 gene encoding U-box domain-containing protein 21, with protein sequence MIVSWRNRRAHNNKMKNNNRLCEDLDAEINVPTHFRCPISLDLMKDPVTLCTGITYDRENIERWIEAGNETCPFTKQVLETFDLIPNHILRRMIQDWCVQNRSLGVERIPTPRIPVSQCEVSEVCSRIVGATRRGDGKKCGELVRKIKNWGKESERNKLCIMENGTGCILSASFESFARDSFEKHINLLVEILLVLSWMSPLGKDGRSKLGTESSLRCIIWLLRNGDLSGRQSAVLVLKEILHSDDRRIITNTLRAIEGVVEALFFLIKEPISPTATKASLMAIYCMISSTTKNDMITSRFLEMGLVGVIVEAIVEADKSVCEKALGVLDEICNTEKGKEEACNNALIMAVLVKKVLRVSEWATELSVSILWKLCDEESVRIEAIQVGTFKKLLVILQVGCGEGTKEKVKELLKLLNVYNNRVDCCVDSSMGFKYLKKPF encoded by the coding sequence ATGATTGTATCTTGGAGAAATCGCAGAGCCCATAACAACAAAATGAAGAACAACAATCGCTTGTGCGAAGATTTGGATGCGGAAATCAATGTTCCGACACATTTCCGATGTCCTATTTCTCTTGATTTGATGAAAGATCCCGTCACGTTATGCACTGGGATCACTTATGATCGGGAGAACATCGAGAGATGGATTGAAGCCGGAAATGAAACTTGCCCATTCACCAAACAGGTCTTGGAAACTTTTGATTTGATCCCGAATCACATACTGCGAAGGATGATCCAAGACTGGTGCGTTCAGAACCGTTCTCTCGGCGTCGAACGGATCCCTACCCCACGAATCCCTGTGTCCCAATGTGAAGTCTCGGAGGTTTGTTCGAGGATCGTCGGTGCTACTCGACGTGGAGATGGAAAAAAGTGTGGGGAGTTGGTTAGGAAGATCAAGAATTGGGGCAAAGAAAGCGAACGTAACAAGCTTTGCATTATGGAGAACGGAACAGGTTGTATTTTATCAGCTTCTTTCGAGTCTTTCGCCCGTGATTCATTCGAGAAACACATAAATTTGTTGGTGGAAATTCTATTGGTACTGTCTTGGATGTCTCCTTTAGGCAAAGATGGCCGATCCAAGCTGGGAACCGAGTCTTCTTTACGTTGCATCATTTGGCTTTTGAGGAATGGAGATCTTTCTGGTAGACAGTCCGCAGTTTTGGTACTCAAGGAGATTCTTCATTCGGATGATAGACGAATAATTACGAACACCTTGCGGGCGATTGAAGGAGTTGTCGAAGCACTGTTTTTCTTGATCAAGGAACCAATTTCCCCTACTGCTACAAAAGCTTCGTTAATGGCTATTTACTGCATGATTTCTTCAACCACGAAGAACGACATGATTACCTCTAGATTTTTAGAAATGGGTTTGGTTGGTGTGATCGTAGAAGCCATTGTTGAGGCCGATAAAAGTGTTTGTGAAAAAGCTTTGGGTGTATTGGATGAAATTTGCAATACTgaaaaagggaaagaagaagCCTGCAACAATGCTTTGATTATGGCGGTGTTagtgaagaaagttttgagagtTTCGGAATGGGCGACGGAGCTTTCGGTGTCGATTTTGTGGAAGCTTTGCGATGAAGAAAGTGTTAGAATAGAAGCGATTCAAGTGGGGACATTTAAGAAGTTGCTAGTGATTTTACAGGTTGGGTGTGGCGAGGGTACGAAGGAGAAGGTTAAGGAATTGTTAAAATTGCTCAATGTTTACAACAATAGAGTAGATTGTTGCGTGGATTCATCTATGGGTTTCAAGTATCTTAAGAAACCATTTTGA